A region from the Flavobacteriales bacterium genome encodes:
- a CDS encoding sigma-70 family RNA polymerase sigma factor: MEVSENLSDKARYDLVLVRRAVDKKDQKAYAELMSRYRDSIYFMLLKMINNKDDAEDLTIEAFGKAFNRLHQYTPNYAFSTWLFKIASNNCIDWIRKQKKKMLSIDQPFGTEDGDEMTIELRGHGPDPVDVVIKDQKAEVMREVVDKLKPRYRTLIELRYYKEYSYEEIAEELDLPLGTVKAQLFRAREFMMNVLGARRDTI, translated from the coding sequence ATGGAAGTAAGCGAGAACCTCAGTGACAAGGCCCGGTACGACCTGGTGCTCGTGCGCCGCGCCGTGGACAAGAAAGACCAGAAGGCCTACGCCGAACTGATGAGCCGCTACCGCGACTCCATCTACTTCATGTTGTTGAAGATGATCAACAACAAGGACGACGCGGAGGATCTTACCATCGAGGCGTTCGGTAAGGCCTTCAATCGGCTGCACCAGTACACGCCGAACTACGCCTTCAGCACCTGGCTCTTCAAGATCGCGTCGAACAACTGCATCGACTGGATCCGCAAGCAGAAGAAGAAGATGCTCTCCATCGACCAGCCCTTCGGCACGGAGGACGGCGATGAGATGACCATAGAGCTGCGCGGCCACGGCCCCGATCCGGTGGACGTGGTGATCAAGGACCAGAAGGCCGAGGTGATGCGCGAAGTGGTGGACAAGCTGAAGCCGCGCTACCGCACCCTCATCGAGCTGAGGTACTACAAGGAGTACAGCTACGAGGAGATCGCCGAGGAACTGGACCTGCCGCTGGGCACCGTGAAAGCGCAGCTCTTCCGCGCACGCGAGTTCATGATGAACGTGCTGGGGGCGC